The following coding sequences are from one uncultured Bacteroides sp. window:
- a CDS encoding chloride channel protein, whose amino-acid sequence MKKKEDISFVQRLVLWRENKIKEKHFILMLSFVVGILTALGALFLKYLIELIKNFLTDNFDITAANYLYLVYPVVGIFLSGLFVRYVVKDDISHGVTKILYAISRRQGRIKRHNIWSSILASALTIGFGGSVGAESPVVLTGSAIGSNLGSFFKMEQRTLMLLVGCGAGGAIAGIFKAPIAGLVFTIEVLMIDLTMSSLLPLLISSVTAATVSYIVTGQEAMFKFHMDEPFALGRIPYVILLGIFCGLVSLYFTRAMDSVEGVFSRYKRPFQKLALGGIILSVLIFLFPSLYGEGYDTIDLLLNGVNNADWNMVMNNSMFYGYGNLLLVYLILVVLFKVFASSATNGGGGCGGIFAPSLFLGCIAGFIFSHFANQLGFLPGLPEKNFALMGMAGIMSGVMHAPLTGVFLIAELTGGYDLFLPLMIASVSSYLTIIVFEPHSIYSMRLAKRGELLTHHKDKAVLTLMKMENVVEKDFVTVHPEMDLGELVKAISASHRNVFPVVDNAGVLLGVVLLDDIRNIMFRQELYHRFTVNKLMTYVPARLYNTDSMEQVMRTFDDTKAWNLPVVDSNGKYLGFVSKSKIFNSYRQVLVHFSED is encoded by the coding sequence ATGAAGAAGAAAGAAGATATCAGTTTCGTTCAGCGCTTAGTTCTTTGGCGTGAAAATAAAATTAAAGAAAAACATTTTATTCTTATGCTAAGCTTTGTGGTAGGTATTCTCACAGCTTTAGGCGCTTTGTTTTTAAAATATCTTATAGAATTAATCAAGAATTTCTTGACAGATAACTTTGATATTACTGCCGCTAATTACCTTTATCTTGTTTACCCAGTCGTGGGTATTTTCCTTTCAGGATTGTTTGTTCGTTATGTTGTTAAGGATGATATTAGTCATGGAGTGACTAAAATCCTTTATGCTATTTCTCGTCGTCAAGGACGTATTAAACGCCATAACATTTGGTCATCTATTTTGGCTAGTGCTCTCACTATTGGCTTTGGTGGTTCGGTGGGTGCTGAGTCTCCTGTCGTTTTAACAGGTTCAGCAATAGGTTCTAATTTGGGTAGTTTCTTTAAGATGGAACAACGTACCTTGATGCTTTTGGTTGGTTGCGGAGCCGGTGGAGCTATTGCGGGGATTTTTAAGGCTCCTATCGCTGGATTAGTTTTTACTATTGAAGTTTTGATGATCGATTTAACGATGTCTTCTCTACTTCCGCTTTTAATCTCTTCTGTTACTGCTGCTACGGTTTCTTATATCGTAACGGGGCAAGAAGCTATGTTCAAATTTCATATGGACGAACCATTTGCTTTGGGACGCATTCCATATGTAATTCTTTTAGGTATATTTTGCGGGCTGGTTTCTCTCTATTTTACCAGAGCAATGGATTCTGTGGAGGGAGTGTTTAGTAGATATAAAAGACCTTTCCAGAAACTTGCTTTAGGGGGTATCATACTTAGCGTGTTGATCTTTCTTTTCCCATCACTTTATGGTGAAGGTTATGATACGATTGACTTGTTGCTAAATGGTGTGAACAATGCAGATTGGAATATGGTAATGAATAATTCTATGTTTTATGGATATGGCAATTTGTTACTTGTTTATTTGATATTGGTTGTGCTGTTTAAAGTCTTTGCTTCTAGTGCCACAAATGGAGGTGGTGGTTGCGGTGGTATATTTGCTCCTTCTTTGTTCTTAGGATGTATTGCAGGTTTTATATTCTCTCATTTTGCTAATCAATTAGGCTTTTTACCAGGTTTGCCTGAAAAGAATTTTGCTTTAATGGGGATGGCTGGTATAATGAGTGGAGTAATGCATGCGCCGTTGACTGGAGTTTTTCTTATTGCTGAATTAACAGGTGGATATGATTTGTTTTTGCCTTTGATGATTGCTTCGGTAAGTTCTTATTTGACCATTATCGTGTTCGAACCACATAGTATTTACTCTATGCGTTTAGCTAAAAGAGGCGAACTTCTTACACACCATAAAGATAAAGCGGTTCTTACTTTAATGAAGATGGAGAATGTGGTTGAGAAAGATTTTGTAACAGTACACCCTGAAATGGATCTTGGGGAATTGGTAAAAGCTATTTCTGCATCGCACCGCAATGTGTTCCCTGTGGTAGATAATGCCGGAGTTTTGTTAGGAGTAGTGCTGTTAGATGATATTCGTAACATTATGTTTAGACAAGAACTATATCACCGTTTTACCGTTAATAAGTTGATGACTTACGTGCCTGCACGACTTTATAATACGGATAGTATGGAACAGGTTATGCGAACTTTTGATGATACAAAGGCATGGAACTTGCCCGTTGTGGATAGTAATGGTAAATATTTGGGTTTTGTGTCTAAATCTAAAATCTTTAATTCTTACCGTCAGGTGCTCGTTCATTTTTCTGAAGATTAA
- a CDS encoding L-threonylcarbamoyladenylate synthase has product MIEDIKKACQVMSEGGVILYPTDTIWGIGCDATNPDAVRKVYEIKQRADSKAMLVLVDSSVKVDFYVDAPPPIVWDLIELADKPLTIIYSNARNLASNLLAEDGSIGIRITNENFSRQLCQRFRKAIVSTSANISGQPSPANFSEVSEEIKSLVDYVVTFRQEDMSSPRPSSIIKIDEAGRIKIIRE; this is encoded by the coding sequence ATGATAGAAGATATAAAAAAAGCTTGCCAAGTGATGAGCGAAGGTGGCGTGATTCTTTATCCCACCGACACCATTTGGGGAATCGGATGTGATGCGACTAATCCGGATGCAGTTCGTAAGGTTTACGAGATTAAACAACGTGCTGACAGCAAAGCGATGCTGGTACTGGTAGATTCGTCTGTGAAAGTGGACTTTTATGTGGATGCTCCTCCGCCTATTGTTTGGGATCTGATAGAGTTAGCGGATAAACCTTTGACTATTATTTACTCCAATGCGCGAAATTTAGCTTCTAATTTGTTGGCAGAAGATGGTAGTATTGGCATAAGGATAACCAATGAGAATTTTTCCCGCCAACTTTGCCAACGCTTTAGAAAAGCTATTGTTTCCACATCAGCCAACATTAGCGGTCAACCTTCTCCAGCTAACTTTAGCGAAGTAAGCGAGGAGATAAAATCACTGGTTGATTATGTTGTTACGTTCCGTCAAGAGGATATGAGTTCTCCTAGACCATCGAGTATTATAAAAATAGATGAAGCAGGGAGAATAAAAATTATTCGGGAATAG
- the glmM gene encoding phosphoglucosamine mutase, with the protein MTLIKSISGIRGTIGGTTGDGLNPLDIVKFASAYATLIRKTCKSTSNKIVVGRDARISGEMVNNVVVGTLMGLGWDVVDIDLASTPTTELAVTLEGACGGIILTASHNPKQWNALKLLNEHGEFLNAEEGQEVLRIAEAEAFEYADVDHLGSYRKDLTYNKKHIDSVLALDLVDVEAIKKANFRVAIDCVNSVGGLILPELLDRLGVKQIEKLYCEPTGHFAHNPEPLEKNLGDIMNLMKGGKADVAFVVDPDVDRLAMICEDGTMYGEEYTLVTVADYVLKHTPGNTVSNLSSTRALRDVTRKYGMEYNASAVGEVNVVTKMKSTNAVIGGEGNGGVIYPASHYGRDALVGIALFLSHLAHEGKKVSELRATYPAYFIAKNRVDLTPNIDVDAILAKVKEIYKDEEVNDIDGVKIDFPDKWVHLRKSNTEPIIRVYSEASTMEAADEIGQKVMDVINELAK; encoded by the coding sequence ATGACTCTAATTAAATCAATTTCCGGGATTCGCGGTACTATTGGCGGAACCACGGGTGACGGACTGAATCCGCTTGATATTGTTAAGTTTGCTTCGGCTTATGCCACACTCATTCGTAAAACGTGTAAATCGACTAGTAATAAAATCGTAGTGGGACGCGATGCGCGTATCTCGGGCGAAATGGTGAATAATGTAGTAGTAGGAACGTTGATGGGGCTCGGCTGGGATGTTGTGGATATTGATTTAGCTTCTACTCCAACAACAGAACTTGCTGTTACTTTAGAGGGCGCTTGCGGAGGAATTATCTTAACTGCTTCTCATAATCCTAAACAATGGAATGCCTTAAAACTATTAAACGAGCATGGCGAGTTCTTGAATGCTGAAGAGGGTCAGGAAGTGTTGCGTATAGCAGAAGCTGAGGCTTTTGAATATGCGGATGTGGATCATTTAGGATCTTATCGTAAGGATTTGACATATAATAAAAAACATATAGATAGTGTTCTTGCTCTTGACTTAGTAGATGTTGAGGCTATTAAAAAAGCAAACTTCAGGGTTGCAATAGATTGTGTGAACTCTGTTGGAGGTTTGATTCTTCCTGAACTGTTAGATAGGTTGGGGGTAAAGCAGATAGAAAAGCTTTATTGTGAACCAACCGGTCATTTTGCTCATAACCCAGAACCATTGGAGAAGAATCTAGGTGATATTATGAACCTGATGAAAGGTGGTAAGGCTGATGTGGCTTTTGTTGTAGATCCGGATGTCGACCGTTTGGCTATGATTTGCGAAGATGGAACGATGTATGGTGAAGAATATACATTGGTTACTGTGGCGGATTATGTGCTCAAACATACTCCTGGCAATACGGTTTCAAACCTTAGTTCTACTAGAGCATTGCGGGATGTGACACGTAAATACGGCATGGAATATAACGCTTCGGCTGTGGGAGAAGTGAATGTCGTTACAAAGATGAAAAGTACGAATGCCGTAATTGGTGGTGAAGGCAATGGCGGGGTTATTTATCCTGCAAGCCATTACGGTCGTGACGCTTTAGTTGGTATTGCTTTGTTTCTTAGTCATTTAGCCCATGAAGGGAAAAAGGTGAGCGAACTTCGTGCTACCTATCCTGCTTATTTCATAGCTAAGAACCGTGTCGACCTGACTCCTAACATAGATGTGGATGCTATTCTTGCCAAGGTAAAGGAAATCTATAAAGATGAAGAAGTAAACGATATAGATGGTGTGAAGATTGACTTCCCTGATAAATGGGTGCATCTGCGTAAAAGTAATACGGAGCCTATTATTAGGGTTTACAGTGAAGCTTCAACCATGGAAGCAGCCGATGAGATTGGTCAGAAAGTGATGGATGTCATCAATGAGTTAGCAAAATAA
- a CDS encoding DUF4827 domain-containing protein, whose translation MKKLALLFINLLCIAALFQACDNTKTYADMLSDEKKAVSEYIKDNNIKVISQDEFEKDTITNVDENEYVGFSNGVYMQIVNRGEGDTVKTRDQILVRFMEYDIMQKDTTIVSNYNADNWVDVFNYTSTGTSVSGTFIDGSMSQYYGPNVPSGWLIPLKYIKNNAHVKLIVPSKMGHTNASRYVYPYFYDILKFQIY comes from the coding sequence ATGAAAAAACTGGCTTTACTATTTATTAATTTGTTGTGCATTGCTGCATTATTTCAGGCGTGTGATAATACAAAAACATATGCTGATATGCTTTCGGACGAGAAGAAAGCGGTTAGTGAGTATATTAAAGATAACAATATAAAAGTCATCTCTCAAGATGAATTTGAGAAAGATACCATCACTAATGTTGATGAGAACGAATATGTTGGTTTCTCCAATGGAGTGTATATGCAAATCGTAAATAGAGGAGAAGGAGATACTGTTAAAACTCGTGACCAGATTCTTGTGCGTTTTATGGAGTACGATATTATGCAAAAAGATACCACTATTGTTTCTAACTATAATGCAGATAATTGGGTCGACGTTTTTAATTATACTTCTACTGGGACTTCTGTCTCCGGCACATTTATAGATGGAAGCATGTCTCAATATTATGGTCCCAACGTGCCTTCCGGTTGGCTGATTCCTTTAAAATATATCAAGAATAATGCTCATGTAAAATTGATAGTCCCTTCTAAAATGGGACATACCAATGCTTCTAGATATGTTTATCCCTATTTTTACGACATACTAAAATTTCAAATTTATTGA
- a CDS encoding ComEC/Rec2 family competence protein, which produces MPFSKAHRYPYLRLLIPFILGILFGDTLIFYVSFLPLHTLCLACSFSTLFCLFSFFFNGSYSKYVFGFTLYLCFFLAGAFSTAWRLKQTIYPFPQKNVAYRGTIVESPHIKEHQVSLRMRLSGANDSLAAQLVDKEILLSLSKDSASEQLLRGDELLFYTHLSIPRNKGNPDEFDYARYLLRREISGTGFASTGYWKLVAHNASRSLKDMAVDDRRNILALYHSLDLGKDNLAILSALTVGYKDDLSDAIKETYSVSGASHVLALSGLHIGLLYLILLFVLKVIPNRLRYANVVRFLILILALWAFALLTGLSPSVVRSVIMFSLFSLSALIPGKVFSINTLAATAFFMLLYNPFWIFDVGFQLSFVAVTTILLFYPFIYKILKPNNWLLNKIWALIAVSLAAQIGTAPLVMFYFHRYSTYFLLTNLLVMPLVSIIMYLSVALLLLSPASFLLGYIQLPLRWCLDLLNFSVAWVEKLPFSSIDHIWIYPLELWGIYLSVFLLLSYALYRKVKYMFALLFSALFLCSYHLMMFYEDRPPESLMFYNVRNCPVAHCINPNGQSWLVSPDTLPNIKNLRRAVSPYWDRLHLSSPAFISVNTDIPELAFRNDILSFAGRRVCFVADDRWKNLLTNQPLSVDYLFLCKGYKGRLKWLMKLFSVQTVILDASIQKWHKDQLIGECREMGIHFISLSEEGSACFLL; this is translated from the coding sequence GTGCCTTTTTCTAAAGCACATCGATATCCTTATTTAAGGCTTCTTATACCTTTTATATTAGGCATCCTTTTTGGCGATACCCTGATTTTCTACGTATCTTTCTTGCCACTGCATACTCTCTGCTTGGCTTGCTCTTTTTCTACGCTTTTTTGTTTGTTTTCTTTCTTTTTTAATGGATCTTATTCAAAGTATGTTTTTGGCTTTACTCTCTATCTTTGCTTTTTTCTGGCAGGGGCTTTTTCTACGGCATGGCGATTGAAGCAAACTATTTACCCTTTTCCACAAAAGAATGTAGCTTATAGGGGGACGATTGTTGAATCTCCTCATATAAAGGAGCATCAAGTCTCTTTGCGTATGCGTTTATCGGGAGCGAATGATTCTCTTGCTGCCCAATTAGTGGATAAAGAGATACTACTGTCATTATCTAAAGATTCTGCAAGTGAACAACTTCTCAGAGGAGATGAATTGCTCTTTTATACACACCTTTCTATTCCTCGAAACAAAGGTAATCCCGATGAATTTGATTATGCTCGCTATTTGCTTCGTAGAGAAATTAGTGGAACAGGCTTTGCTTCTACTGGCTATTGGAAACTTGTGGCACATAATGCTTCTCGTTCGTTAAAGGATATGGCGGTGGATGATCGTCGGAATATATTGGCTCTGTATCATTCATTGGACTTAGGTAAGGATAATCTAGCGATACTGTCAGCATTGACAGTTGGTTATAAAGATGATTTAAGTGATGCAATTAAAGAAACATATTCTGTCTCCGGCGCTAGTCACGTATTGGCTTTGTCTGGCCTTCATATTGGTTTGCTGTATTTGATTTTGCTTTTTGTATTGAAGGTTATTCCTAATCGTTTAAGATATGCTAACGTTGTTCGTTTTTTGATTCTGATATTGGCGCTATGGGCGTTTGCTCTTTTAACCGGACTTTCCCCTTCGGTGGTCAGATCGGTGATCATGTTTTCTCTTTTTTCTTTGTCTGCATTGATTCCTGGAAAAGTCTTTTCTATTAATACTCTGGCTGCTACTGCCTTCTTTATGCTCCTCTATAACCCTTTCTGGATTTTCGATGTTGGTTTTCAACTATCATTTGTTGCTGTTACAACAATTTTGCTATTCTATCCTTTTATTTATAAAATACTGAAACCTAATAACTGGTTGCTGAATAAAATTTGGGCCTTGATAGCAGTTTCGTTAGCTGCTCAGATAGGAACTGCTCCTTTAGTGATGTTTTATTTCCATCGTTATTCTACTTATTTTTTATTAACTAATCTACTTGTCATGCCGTTGGTATCTATTATCATGTATTTATCGGTTGCACTTTTACTACTTTCTCCAGCATCTTTTTTATTGGGGTATATTCAGTTACCTCTTCGATGGTGTTTGGATCTACTTAATTTTTCTGTTGCATGGGTAGAAAAATTACCTTTTTCTTCTATAGATCATATATGGATCTATCCACTAGAATTATGGGGAATATATCTTTCTGTTTTTTTATTATTGAGCTATGCACTTTATAGGAAAGTAAAATATATGTTTGCTCTTTTATTTTCTGCACTCTTCTTGTGTTCCTATCATTTGATGATGTTTTATGAAGATCGTCCGCCTGAAAGTTTGATGTTTTATAACGTACGTAATTGTCCTGTGGCACATTGTATTAATCCTAATGGACAATCTTGGCTAGTTTCTCCTGATACTTTGCCTAATATAAAGAATCTTAGGCGTGCGGTTTCTCCATATTGGGATCGATTACATCTTTCTTCTCCTGCTTTTATTTCAGTTAATACAGATATACCAGAACTTGCATTTCGTAATGATATTCTTTCTTTTGCTGGTAGAAGAGTCTGTTTTGTTGCGGATGACCGCTGGAAGAATTTGCTGACTAACCAGCCATTATCAGTCGATTATCTTTTCTTGTGTAAGGGATATAAAGGCCGTTTAAAATGGTTGATGAAACTTTTTTCTGTGCAGACGGTTATTCTTGATGCTTCTATTCAGAAATGGCATAAAGATCAATTGATCGGAGAGTGTAGAGAGATGGGAATCCACTTTATTTCTCTTTCGGAAGAAGGTTCTGCCTGCTTTCTGCTCTGA
- a CDS encoding acyl-CoA thioesterase produces the protein MEEIEFHHTLPIQLRFNDIDKFGHVNNAVYFTFYDLGKTEYFASVCPHVDWGKDGIVVVNIEANFLSQILPSDNIAVETAVYEIGHKSFHLFQRVIQTETKEVKCICKSVMVTFDLEKNQSKELDEDWKEAICRFEGKDLRKYATHY, from the coding sequence ATGGAAGAAATTGAATTTCACCATACTTTACCTATACAATTACGGTTTAATGATATAGATAAATTTGGACACGTAAACAACGCAGTCTATTTTACTTTTTATGATTTAGGAAAAACTGAGTATTTTGCATCTGTTTGCCCTCATGTTGATTGGGGAAAAGACGGAATTGTTGTCGTCAATATTGAAGCTAATTTTTTATCACAAATTCTTCCCAGCGACAATATTGCAGTAGAGACCGCTGTATATGAAATAGGTCACAAAAGTTTTCACCTATTTCAACGAGTCATCCAAACAGAAACTAAAGAAGTAAAATGTATTTGTAAATCCGTAATGGTTACTTTTGATCTTGAGAAGAATCAGTCTAAGGAACTAGACGAAGATTGGAAAGAAGCTATTTGCCGCTTTGAAGGAAAGGACTTAAGGAAATATGCCACCCATTATTAG
- the rpe gene encoding ribulose-phosphate 3-epimerase: MRPIIAPSILSANFAYLAKDLEMINQSEADWMHLDIMDGVFVPNISFGFPVLKYVAELSKKPLDVHLMIVNPEKFIPEVKALGAKVMNVHFEACPHLHRVVQQIREAGMLPAVTINPATPVSLLKDIINDVYMVLVMSVNPGFGGQKFIEHSVEKVRELRLLIEETGSEALIEVDGGVNKETGARLVEAGANVLVAGNAIFSAENPTLMIHELKGL, encoded by the coding sequence ATGAGACCTATTATAGCACCTTCTATATTATCAGCAAACTTTGCTTATCTGGCAAAAGATTTGGAAATGATTAATCAGAGTGAGGCAGACTGGATGCATCTTGACATTATGGATGGCGTTTTTGTTCCTAACATCTCCTTTGGATTCCCTGTGCTTAAATATGTTGCTGAGTTAAGTAAGAAGCCTTTGGATGTTCATTTGATGATTGTAAATCCTGAGAAGTTTATTCCTGAAGTGAAGGCATTGGGAGCTAAAGTAATGAATGTACACTTTGAAGCATGTCCCCATTTACATCGTGTTGTGCAACAAATTCGTGAAGCTGGTATGCTGCCTGCTGTGACGATTAATCCGGCTACCCCTGTTTCTTTATTAAAAGACATTATTAATGATGTTTATATGGTTTTGGTGATGAGTGTAAATCCAGGTTTCGGAGGACAAAAATTTATCGAGCATTCTGTTGAAAAAGTGAGGGAATTGCGCTTACTCATTGAAGAAACCGGTTCTGAAGCTTTAATAGAAGTTGATGGCGGAGTAAATAAGGAAACGGGAGCCAGACTAGTTGAAGCTGGCGCAAATGTGTTAGTGGCTGGTAATGCTATTTTTTCTGCGGAAAATCCTACATTAATGATTCATGAATTAAAGGGTTTATAA
- a CDS encoding DHH family phosphoesterase encodes MLTKVVDQAKIDHFAKWIERAENIVIVSHVSPDGDAIGSSLGLWHFLDDMDKAVTVIVPNAFPDFLKWMPGSRDVLLYDRHKEYADKLIAGADIVCCLDFNALKRIDDMGSAVAASHARKVMVDHHPYPENICDITISHPEISSTSELVFRLICRMGYFSDIAKEGAECIYTGMMTDTGGFTYNSNSQEIYFIISELLSKGIDKDEIYRKVYNTYSESRLRLMGYVLSNMNVYPGYGAALISLTKEEQSKFDYIKGDSEGFVNIPLSIKNVCFSCFLREDTEKAMIKISLRSVGKFPCNKFAADFFNGGGHLNASGGEFFGSMSEAMEIFEKGLEKYKKLLND; translated from the coding sequence ATGCTGACTAAAGTTGTTGATCAAGCTAAAATAGATCATTTTGCTAAATGGATCGAAAGAGCTGAAAATATTGTTATTGTTTCTCACGTTTCTCCGGATGGAGATGCTATTGGTTCTTCTTTAGGATTATGGCATTTTTTAGATGATATGGATAAAGCGGTAACGGTTATAGTACCGAATGCTTTTCCTGATTTTTTGAAGTGGATGCCCGGAAGCCGGGATGTTTTACTTTATGACCGTCATAAGGAATATGCCGATAAACTCATTGCCGGTGCGGATATTGTTTGTTGCCTAGACTTTAATGCGTTGAAAAGAATTGATGATATGGGTAGCGCAGTTGCGGCTTCTCATGCCCGTAAAGTAATGGTGGATCATCATCCTTATCCGGAAAATATTTGTGATATAACTATTTCTCATCCCGAAATATCATCGACTTCCGAATTGGTCTTTCGTTTGATTTGTCGCATGGGATATTTTAGTGATATAGCCAAAGAAGGAGCTGAGTGCATTTATACAGGAATGATGACGGATACCGGTGGCTTTACTTATAACTCCAATAGTCAAGAAATCTATTTTATTATAAGCGAGCTTCTCTCTAAAGGAATTGATAAAGATGAGATTTATCGGAAAGTGTATAACACTTATTCCGAGAGTCGTTTGCGGTTAATGGGCTATGTCTTGTCAAATATGAATGTCTATCCCGGCTATGGTGCGGCGCTTATTTCGCTAACCAAAGAGGAGCAAAGTAAGTTTGACTATATAAAAGGGGATAGCGAAGGGTTTGTAAATATCCCTTTGTCCATTAAAAATGTATGCTTTAGTTGCTTTTTAAGAGAAGATACAGAGAAGGCAATGATTAAGATTTCTCTCCGTTCGGTAGGGAAATTTCCTTGCAACAAGTTTGCGGCTGATTTCTTTAATGGAGGTGGGCACTTGAATGCCTCCGGTGGGGAATTTTTTGGATCAATGTCTGAAGCGATGGAGATTTTTGAAAAAGGACTCGAAAAATATAAGAAGTTGCTGAATGATTAA
- the fmt gene encoding methionyl-tRNA formyltransferase: MLEKRDLRIVYMGTPEFAVEPLRCLLEGGYNVVGVITMPDKPAGRGHKLQFSPVKQYALENGLQLLQPEKLKDEAFVEALRQWKADLQIVVAFRMLPEIVWGMPRLGTFNLHASLLPQYRGAAPINWAVINGDTETGITTFFLTHEIDTGAVIQQVPVPIADTDNVGIVHDKLMTLGGQLVVETVEAILQDTVKPMPQEQMAVIGKLLPAPKIFKDTCRIDWHLSTKRVYDFIRGLSPYPAAWTVMQAPDGGETIVKIFDSEKITQSHELAPGAIVTDGKSYIKVATSDGFIALKSLQLPGKKRLRTDELLRGFKLTDDFVMKME, translated from the coding sequence ATGTTAGAGAAGAGAGATTTGAGAATTGTATATATGGGTACTCCCGAGTTTGCTGTCGAACCACTCCGCTGCTTGTTGGAAGGGGGATATAATGTAGTGGGAGTTATTACGATGCCTGATAAACCTGCTGGTCGAGGGCATAAATTGCAATTTTCTCCGGTTAAGCAATATGCATTGGAGAATGGATTGCAGTTGTTGCAACCAGAGAAACTCAAAGATGAGGCTTTTGTGGAAGCTTTGCGTCAATGGAAAGCTGATTTGCAAATCGTTGTTGCTTTTCGAATGCTCCCCGAAATTGTTTGGGGAATGCCACGATTGGGAACATTTAATCTTCACGCTTCTCTCCTTCCACAATATAGGGGAGCGGCTCCAATAAACTGGGCCGTTATAAACGGAGATACAGAGACGGGTATTACTACGTTCTTTTTAACTCATGAAATTGATACCGGAGCTGTTATTCAGCAAGTGCCTGTTCCTATTGCCGATACGGATAATGTAGGGATCGTACATGACAAGTTGATGACACTTGGAGGTCAGTTGGTGGTCGAAACGGTGGAAGCGATTTTGCAGGATACTGTGAAACCTATGCCACAAGAACAGATGGCTGTAATAGGAAAGTTGCTCCCTGCCCCTAAGATCTTTAAAGATACTTGCCGCATAGATTGGCATCTTTCAACAAAACGAGTCTATGATTTTATCCGTGGATTATCTCCTTATCCTGCTGCATGGACAGTAATGCAAGCTCCCGATGGAGGAGAAACTATTGTGAAGATATTCGATTCGGAGAAAATCACTCAGAGTCATGAACTTGCTCCCGGAGCAATTGTTACTGATGGTAAGAGCTATATAAAAGTGGCTACTTCAGATGGCTTTATAGCTTTAAAATCGCTACAGCTTCCTGGTAAAAAACGGCTTAGAACGGATGAACTTCTAAGAGGTTTTAAGTTGACAGACGATTTTGTTATGAAAATGGAATGA
- a CDS encoding aminotransferase class IV family protein, with translation MCLFIETIRIEEGIVCNLPYHNQRMNATRSAHFGDASPLDLSAHIRTPENKDRIKCRVAYDQSIRKITYAPYTVRPVSTLQLVYPDAINYRYKSTNREELNKLFNAKGKQDEILIVKEKKLTDTSIANIALFDGNRWYTPTTPLLEGTQRAFLLNNSLLTQKEILLEELFSYQQIALFNAMIPFGEIIIPIDKEHINL, from the coding sequence ATGTGCCTATTTATTGAAACCATACGAATAGAAGAGGGCATAGTTTGTAACTTGCCTTATCATAATCAAAGGATGAATGCAACCCGAAGTGCTCACTTTGGAGATGCCTCCCCCTTAGATTTATCAGCTCACATCAGAACTCCTGAAAATAAAGATCGCATCAAATGCAGGGTAGCCTACGATCAATCAATTAGAAAAATTACTTACGCCCCCTACACAGTTCGCCCCGTCAGCACGTTGCAACTCGTTTATCCCGACGCCATCAATTATCGCTATAAAAGTACCAATAGAGAAGAACTAAATAAACTCTTCAATGCTAAAGGTAAGCAAGATGAGATTCTGATTGTTAAAGAGAAGAAGCTGACTGATACTTCCATTGCCAATATTGCTCTGTTTGACGGAAATAGATGGTACACGCCCACAACTCCTTTACTTGAAGGAACGCAAAGAGCTTTTTTACTTAATAACAGTCTACTCACTCAGAAAGAAATACTTTTAGAAGAGCTATTCTCCTATCAACAAATAGCCCTATTCAACGCCATGATTCCTTTTGGCGAAATAATCATCCCTATAGATAAAGAGCATATTAACCTTTAA